tttttgttttgagcaatttgaatttttcttttatgttaaaagagatggagaagggaggaaaatagaggagaagtagaagagaatggaaaataaagaaaaaaaaagaaaagttaaaagaacataaaagaaaaaatttaaattacttaaaatgaaaaatatgatgaccaattgtaaaatttaacctatgtttaaaatgataatttaacgtacacgtcaacttaccgttacaccgttaatgGAAATTAAtggcttagtgactaaaatgttaaaacacattaacgtaagtgactaaaacataatatttcaaatataaataactaaaatgtaacttggtagaaataaaagtaattattttattagtttactttattttatattattatatattaatggtgaataaaattcatatacTCAATTAAATATTTCCCCTTAATAAGATTAAGTTGATTTAGCTTTTTTCTTAGTTATGAGTTAAATTTGTAATTGTCCACTGACTGCAGAGAATTTTGTGACTACAGGAGGGTTATGTCTGCAGTGTCAGAagattttacttaataaaaattattggaTTTAAATATGGCAACCAAATAAAACCAGTTTAAGAGACTACAATAGTTTAATGTATGTGTGATGATTATGCATCgcaaatcatgaaattaaatttatatgaatataatatatttgtgaGAAGGAAAAATTTCTGGGTTGAAAACCAGTGGAGAGATAAAAGCAACGTCGGTGGAGTGCTCAGTCGATGATGAGGGTTGAACCCGGAGTTAGacttctttttatataaatgaaaaatagcaAAAAGAGTTGAAGTTGTGAAGcaacaattaaaaatgaaaatttattttaaaaaatagtaaactaGTCCTCGTAAATTAGAGTAAagaatagtttaatatttttattataattttttttattgttaaaatagaTGTGTATATTGGtacaaaatacatatattacgtattattatctaattattttatcaattatattaatttttaactatataaattattttatctaacttttttaggaaaaatgaaaaacctCAATCTAGGGCTCCTATTTTTACCGGGAAATGGGTTAGCTTGACTTGATTCTTTTACACAGAGAAAAGCAAAACACCCTGCCTTCCACTCTCAAAGTCTCATTGGTTCCTAATTTTGGGACTATCCAATACCCAACTCTCTTTTGTCAAGCAAATTTCTTGGTGATGCTTTTTGGTTTGAGATTGAGACCCCCCcataacttgaaaattaacagTCAGCAACTGCATATTGCACGGTGACCTGGTCACCTTAGATGTATGAGGTGGACATCCCTTACAATCAATTCTCACTCCCGATAAAAACAAGTTGTATGAAATagagattttatatattttttaatagtccattctatattttagaatttttattttaatttaattttttttcaagataaaaattctgaaattaatataacattaaatggaaaaaaaatatggcTCGCTATATCGTACAAATTTTTTCCGTCTAGCTCGATTTAGTCAATCCCCACCTCCAACTCTATTTATATTCTCCCcccattttctcttctttcccCCAAGGCCTCGCTTTCTCTCCATCAAAACCCCCCAACAAGCAAGCACAAAGCTGAAGAAACTCCCTCCCTCAAAACCACCATAAACACAAGCAGCAACCACAAATCTTCCCTCGTAAAACCTAAAATGGCTACTTCCATGGGTAATTGGGCTAAAACCCCGATTTCCCGCCCTATTTCCTCAAACTCATCACTAGGTTTCGGCTTCTCTCACACATCCATCTCCTGGAAGAAACGGAATCCCTACAGGAGAAGCAGCAACACTATTCGCTCAGCTTTACACTCTCCTTCGGTTCTTCATTTTCCCAAACAACCATACCAAACCCCCTTACTTCCCTCACAGTTACATGACACCTCTGTACATTCAAAACCCAAACAACAGCCACAGTGGAGTCCCCTCCAAAGAGCTGCATCCATGGCCCTTGACATGGCAGAAAACGCCTTGCTCTCACGCGACCTTCACCACCCACTTCCTAAAACCGCTGACCCACGTGTGCAAATCTCAGGAAACTTTGCTCCTGTCCCCGAACAGCCCGCCAAGCAATCTCTATCCGTCGCCGGCGCCATCCCTTCTTACATCAACGGCGTTTACCTCCGCAACGGTGCCAACCCTTTATTCGAGCCCGTCGCTGGCCATCACTTGTTCGACGGTGACGGCATGATACATGCTGTTTCCATCGATAATGGAAAAGCTAGCTACGCTTGTCGGTTTACCGAAACGCAAAGACTTCGACAGGAAAAAGAACTAGGCCGCCCTATTTTCCCTAAAGCAATCGGTGAACTACATGGTCACTCAGGGATTGCTAGACTTTTACTGTTTTATGCGAGAGGCCTTTTCGGCCTCGTCGATCACACGAAAGGCACTGGTGTAGCTAATGCTGGTTTAGTCTATTTCAATAACCGGCTTCTTGCTATGTCCGAAGATGATATTCCTTATCACGTGCGTGTCACTTCCTCGGGTGACTTGGAAACAGTTGGGAGATACAACTTTGATGATCAACTTAAATCAACAATGATTGCACATCCCAAAATCGACCCTCTTTCCAAGGAACTCTTTGCTTTGAGTTACGACGTTGTCCAAAAGCCCTACTTGAAGTATTTCAAGTTTTCACCTGACGGTACTAAATCCCCCGACGTTGAGATTCCTCTTCCGGTGCCCACTATGATGCATGATTTTGCCATCACTGAGAACTTTGTAGTGATACCTGATCAGCAAGTGGTGTTCAAGCTACAAGAAATGATAACCGGAGGTTCTCCTGTGATTTACGACAAGAACAAAAAGTCTCGGTTCGGGATTCTTTCAAAGAATGCAAGTGATTCAAATGATATCATATGGGTGGAATCTCCTGATACTTTCTGTTTTCATCTATGGAACGCTTGGGAGGAGCCTGAATCGAATGAAGTTGTGGTGATCGGATCCTGCATGACGCCTCCCGACTCCATTTTCAACGAATCCGACGAGAATTTAAAGAGCGTACTCTCCGAAATCAGGCTTAACTTAAAGACAGGCGAATCCACGCGCCGCCCAATAATCTCAGAATCCGAGCAAGTGAACTTGGAAGCTGGGATGGTGAACAAGAACCGGCTTGGAAGGAAGACAAGGTACGCTTATCTCGCCATTGCCGAACCATGGCCGAAAGTGTCGGGATTTGCCAAGGTAGATCTTTTCACCGGGGAGGTAAAAAAACACATCTATGGTGACAAAAGATATGGTGGGGAACCCTTTTTCCTGCCTCGAGACGACAACCCTGAATCAATTGAAGATGATGGAtgcattctttcttttgttCACGATGAGAAGACATGGAAATCAGAACTCCAGATTGTGAACGCCATGAATTTACAGTTGGAAGCTTCAATTAAATTACCTTCAAGAGTTCCATACGGCTTTCATGGAACTTTCATTGACGCTAAGGCCCTGGTCAATCAAGCTTGATTAGacataagtttaaaattaagaaatattgCCCTACGAGGAGACTTTTACCAGAGGGATGATACACAGCACAGATCCAGGAGACTTTTACCAGAGGGATGATTCACAGCACAGATCCCCGGATTCTCCTGcaactttttatctttttgagTTATacataaatagtttttttttttttttttgttttttcctgCCTTTGTTTGTTATAGGTTTGAAGGAACCAGCTTGAAGCTTTTTTAGCATTGTAGCTAGAAAATTTGAGCTCAGCTGGTTTCTGTTTGCTTCCTGTCGTTTCGCTTTTACAtttgtatataataaaatgtttacagTTTTACAATTGTTAATTTACAATGTCAACAGAATTTGCCAGTTTCGGCTGTTCcgaattaattaatgtttatggCGTCTTTTCATggatattctttttttttttaaatcttaggTTGACACTTGGATAATGTTGGCTacgaaataatttatttttcatttgttagtaaaatattaaatttttaatttcattctgTCATtcattagaatttaaattacaatattcaaataTCGAAAGAATGTTGTGTTTCACCTCAGAAAGCATCGGACatttattcaatatttggtTCAGAAacgataaatttaataatattacgAAATATGCTTACATTATACAAATGTTATATGCAGTATATGAATTGATGACAAAAAGTTttcaatgtaaataaatatatggtataataatttatttcattctctaattttataaaattaatctttaatctttatttttatttcttttaatttttgaacttGCATTGTTAGTCAAATCACCctaaaatagatgaaaagttaacatttgttaataTTGCTGACTTGGCATCCACATGGCAGTACACGTGTATATCcattaacaataattattttttttaaattaaaaattttaaaaatatatgttataatttttttatttttaaataatagttttttttttaattttaaaaaataattgttgttATGGCATCCACATGATGTCACATCAGCGAAGTTAACATCTATTaacttttccatttattttagggtgatttgacaaacaacacaagtttaagggttaaaagaGATGAAAACTTAAATGGacggctaaaatgatttttttgtaaagttgaagGGTCAAATAAGTCATTGTGcctaaatatatttataaaaagaataacATAATCGAAATCCTATAGAATACAAATAGATTTGTTAACATAAAGTACAGTAAAAAGGAGGTTGTGGTGATTTGGAGGAGGACGGTTCACCTAAACAAGTAAAGAGCTAGAGAAAGACGAGAGAACAAGGAGAAGGCTGCGAGAGCTTGAGGAAGCTAGGTTGTAGAGGACAAGTACTCATGGAACGCTTAAGGGAGGAAGGATCCCTTTCTCATCATTTGGGAGGATATTTATAGGAGAGATCCTTTTGTTAGCTTATATGATGTAGCAAGGTGGTTATCATCATGGAGTACGTGAAAGATGTGCACAGTTGAGCCCATTTTGTTATTCTCCCAAGTAGTACGAGGTTGTTATGCTCAAGTGAGTCCCAACAATCCTAGAAGAGAGTATTCACACTAAACAACGAGTGACCTGATAGAGGAAATACGCCTATTTATTAGCAGGTGGCATACAATAAGTAGTCGATCTGGGAGGCCGAATTAGCTAGGGATGGCTTAGTAGATAGGGGTGATGGATCACCTCTATGTATCTACTTGAAAACCTCTGAGTGTGCCATGTGTCTAGTTCGGATGGTGGTATAACAATTGTCTTGCCCCTTAGTCAAAAGGTAGGTTATAAAGTGGCCCGTCttgatatatttttgttgatAAGTTGCACGGGAGGTGGAGTGATTAGAAAGTGCAACAACGAATGGTTGGAAGTCACGGGTAGTATGGCGCTTGAAGCTGAATAGTTgtcataaaacttttaaaatactcaTCATTAATGCAAATTTGAATCGGGTGCACTTGCAGAGCAAATGTACTGATGAACAGTAGGTTACGAGTGACAAGTGTTGAGTTACCATTGGCCTTAAAATTAAGTGATGCAACGATGCGTTTGAAAAGAGCtttgtatatattatgtttCTATAATTTGGtactatttttgttgtttgtgtTTCTTATGATTTCTTTCTACATTCTATGTTTCCTTCGCTATCTTTAATCGTCGATTTCTACATTTTCTGAGTTCTTGCtagattttgtgaaattaacaGAAATAAGATTTTCCTAATATCCTAGTCCCTagcaacgacgccaaaaacttgatgtccACTAAACTAACTAATAAATTGACCAAGGTAAGTGCACCTATTAGTTAATAGTATAACTATGATGAACACAAATAATGTTCCCTCAAGGACTACAATTACTAGTAGTTATCAACTTTCTATCATTTAATCTAATAATTCAAagtattgattaaaattaaatcaaactagCTAATGAATGCAGCAAAGAATGAAACACAAAAACAATCAAGCATTAACCAAGTAACAAAGCAATACTTAGgtaagaatccacctagatttcatctataATTCTCAAtctaatttatacaatttattttcttagcttTTTGATATGTAGAAATCCTTAATTTATGCTACTATCTCTTTCGAGCATAAAAGTAACTAAATCTAGGATGAATAATTGAAATtcctttctaattaaaacccttttaTTGCATTAATTCACTCTATGaatcccctattagatttgaatcTAATCTGGTAGacttatgtcgtcctatttctaggattgcatgcaactccattCAATTATGCAAGATTTAATTACAAGAAGGATGTATTCAACCTCAGACTtatacacatcaaacatggattaacAGTCTAGAATTATTAACCCAAGAATAATAAAGcattcataattgaaaacaaagaGACTAagattttattgtataaaaatagaaatcaaacaaTAGAACATCCAAGGattcatctcccctaggtattaagagaattagttcataatggcgagtaaataccaaaaatacaatataaccactaaaataaaagaaatccaaGATAACTCCCTTGAAAATCAACTTGGACTCTTGAATATTGGTGGAGAATTGCTTGGAAAttggcttcaatggtgttcTCAATGTAATTTTCGTGCTACCCTTTGGTggctatttttttccttttatttccttatttatatCCTCTTAAAGTGCTAAAACCcctaaaaattataactttcaGTCGTTAGTACACACATTTCCTAAGATCAACACACCttggacacacagccatgtggatttcttgtgtgaaaatttattGCATGTTTATAACTTTTCGGAATGCTCTAATGTTCtaatttccaccattttcactCATATTTCTCTTAAGTACCCTATTaagcatcaaaacatgaatATAAATTATTAGGAGTATATAATTCACACCACATAATCACCCAAatatgcattaagaatgaggttaaaatatgttacttttgacaCTTATCTTGAGGTATCTCCCTTATgtagacttgatagacgacatattagtcttttaattggCTTGCTCAATTTCGGTTAGACTAAGGTcgtgtttagattatctactaatataaggtATCTTCTAACACTAGGATCCATCCACGAAGAGTCGCttagtattaatttaaacattaaataatcaatgagccaatatttgctttcattttgcttAGCATGTAAAAACCATTTAAGggcataatacaaaatataataataatgaaagagtttttatttcaaatcgatttgtttgaaaatataataatatatagatGTAATCACTACATTAAAGGCACTAGATCCCAACAGTCTCCCACTTTCCCTCGTAGAGTAGATGAATCACGTTTCGCATTCTCAGAGCTTATACATGTTTCTAAAAAATCCTAGCCACCAAAGTTTTAGTAAATGAATCTATAAGGTTGTCCTCTAATATGATTTTGTCTACATCCACTATTTCATCTACTGCCGCCTTTTGTATAATGTAATATTTCCTATAAAtgtattttgttcatttatggTTTCTGGTCTCTTTAGTGTTAGCTATTGTTGTACTCTTATCACAATATAATACGATAGCTTTTTCCATGCCACAAATGACTTCAAGATCTGTCAGGACACTTTTATACCGACTGCTAATCTAACCACATAAAAGTGTTATtatacaaagaaaaatggaataaCCAAATACATATAGCGTAATCAAATACCCTATTATACTTAAAAGTATCAAAAAGGGTTAGAAAATGCTTAAGGTGTTGATTGAGGTCCTTGTTCATTGAGCCCCATAATTGTCAAATCCCGTCTGACGGAATCTTAGAATCCAAATATTGTCCAAAAAATGGGTCAGATAAGATGAGTTAGAAGTGAATGGTGTTTCAGCTAGTATAAAGATAAGAACCATTATGAGTGCACTTGTGACGCCTTAATGTTGGTAAACACTGGGGTAAGCACATAGTAAGCCCGATAAGGAAGGATTCGCCCTAGGAGCCTTTAGTTGGCATGCATAGTTTGGGCAAAATCCGTTATAAGAAATAGAACCTTATGATGAAAAGCTTATGTCAATGATAGAAAGTATTCAACAACGATGGCCTTGAGCCGATTATATTATAAAGAAACAATGGTTAAAGCTCAACTGAATATGAACTAAATAGTTAAGAACCAAAGAAAAACACTTGATTAGTTTCTTGGAATTGGGAAGATTTGGATAAGACCACTAATTGACTGATGTGACATTTGTTGAGTCCCAATAAAGTCAAGGGACAAGTAAAAATGTTTAAGACAAGAAGATATATTATCTCTCTCCTCGGgagagaaaaaccaaaaaaaataggAAAGCTCCTCTTGGTTAAGTATAAGGTTGGACGTATGGGCGAACCCTAAGTAATAAGATGTTATCCATCCCATTAAAGCTCTTAACATATACGTGATACATAACCGATATAGAAGAGAACACCTAGCGAGGCATTGAGGAGACTTAGATAATGGAGTCATCACCAAGAAGGCGTAATGCGCCAAAGCGTGAATTGTTACACCATCAGATAAGCTCCGATAAAATGACTAAGGATAAGGGATGAGCTGAGATCCAAGGGTGAGTCTCGTAAGTGTTTTCATATGTAAGTCTAAACAGATTACGTGCATCTAACTGGTAAATCACATGGATTAATATACGTATCAAACATCactggaaaaaaaagaaaaaaatatctaagtaaccGAATAAGTGATGGGTACTGTTGCCTTACTTCTTAATGAAGTATTCTCTGCCTATATAAGGATGATCTGATGGGAAAAATCCTCTCATCCTTTAAGATGAGTCTGGAATGGGAGGTGAAGCTCAGAGATGCCCCTATTAGGGTAAGAAATCGCGACTCTGTATGTTATGCTACTGAAGAACAGATTTATTTAGCTTGAGAAAGCAAGTATGACAAAGCTTTGTTTAGTGAATCTGGTATATAAAGTGAAAGGAATAATGAGTTAGATGAACAGATCCTGATGAGTTTCTTgtggtttaaggtttataggCTGTTGATCTACTTCATGGAAGCCTAGAGCTGATGTTTGAAGCTGCCAAAAGTGAGGTTTTGTAAGGATTTTGTGATTCTCTGAACTGACTCTTACTTGcatgtttatttgatgatatgtttctattctaaagaaaatatttacaCGCATGAACGTGTTTAGAAGTATGATTCTGTCGTGAACGAGTATCTGCATTAGTTGCATGTCTAAAAGTGTGAGTCTGTTGAAAAAGGTCAAGCATAAGTCTGCATATTGAGTTTGCTTGCGTGTGAGTCCATCGAGACATTAAACACGAATTCTGGCCATGACAAGAAAACCATATAGTGTAAGGCCTAGCCTTtgctatggcatcatatggcAAGTGAAGACCATATAATGTAAGACCTAGTTTGGGACTATGACATCATATGGGGAAATGTGGACCACATAGTATAAGACCTAGTTTGGGACTATAGCGTCATGTGGGAAAAATATAAAGGACGGTTGAACGAGTACCAGGCGATGAGAGGAAAACCTCAAAACGTTGAGTTTAAGCAAATCCTTATcgtaaaaaattacatttacctaagggtgtgcaaaattcaagtaaaatcaaaaaaattcagttaaccgaatggtttcgaaccgaattaactgttaattgaaaaatcaaaaattaattaatcgacCCCCGATcgaaaaccaaaaatttaataaataaaattataatatataaataggcccactattcacccaaactcaatccaaacccaagtatccaacccaacccaattacccaacccaacccaatcataaaaattacaaataatttaataaataaaaataaaattctaaaactaaaactaaaactaaaactaaagtctaaaagtaaaaaacatataatttaggtaattcggttaattcagttaattcagttaattcggttaatttttaaccaaaaataaaaaacatataatttttgattaattcggttaatcaaccgaattaactgataaaattttggttcggttaaactttttgaaaaaatttcagttcggttaacggttaaaaattttaaaaggtcagttaattcgattaatgttatttcgggtcggttaactgaCTGAACACCCCTACATTTACCGAAATGAGTAAGCCTTTGTGGTTGTTCTCTTTTATATGTGAGCCCTAGTAGAAATCTGTTATATGCGAGCCTCTATGGCTGAATATGTTATATGCGGAAGTCCTTGTGGCTGTTTTGTTATGAGAAGAGCCTTTGGGGCTATATCTGCTAAATTCCCCTTCATGGCGAAGTCCGTTATATGTGGATACCTTTGTGGCTATCTAATGTTATATGAGAGCCTTTGTGGCTATATCTATATGTATGTACACCTTTATGGCTATCTTGTGTACGTGTTTGAATGACTTGGTGGCTATTTAATGTAAGTAGGTGCCATTGTGGCTACTTAAAGTTTTGTGGACGCCCTTGTGGCTATCTAAGTCAAGTGGATGTCTTCGTGGCTATCTAATGTTGTGTggatgcctttgtggctatctaaTGTTACATGGATGCCTTCATGACTATTTGATGTTATGTGGacgcctttgtggctatctaaTATTGTGTGGACGCCTTTGTAGCTATCTATCTATTGTGCAAGGATGCATCCATGGTGATCTATGTCAAAGGAAGAATTCTTTGGATATCTATGACAAGGGAGGCGTACGCCTTTATGGCACATCTTGTAAAATTGGCCTTCGTGGTAATGTTTCAAAAACAACACCGATTGAGCAAACTCTGAATGAAAGCGCAACCAACAAGCTTGAGAGAATGAATTATTGACAAGGAACATTTTATGCTGAAAGTGGATGAAGTCTACCTTGTTCATTAGAATGAAGGGTGAAATTAAAAGTATGTCTTTAGCACGAGCCCACAAGTAACTTGAACATTACCGAATAAGGTAGGAATGCTTTCGGAGTATTAAAGAGGGTTAGGtaaataaaagattattatGTGGAAAGCTGATTCTGGTAAGTACTTGCCAAGAAGTATAGGAAAGtgcaaaatttaaagtttaatagGAAATAATGGATggatgtatggaaatatctcgctaagttcttatgaacttattATGAATGCTTCTGAATGTAGGAGTTGATAGTAATGAGTGTGCTGAGAGACAATGCAAAGGCTACGCCAAGGGAGTGACagttgataactcttgaaaagagttatatttagGGCCTATAGatagaattaattatttgaaattaagtaaatacatttgcatttttaggataattttataacattgcATAACAAAACTTAGATTGCGCTACATTGgccattatttgttacttttatcacttgggGAGGAAAGGTGTGGCTTTGTGTGAATACATGTGTAGGAAGAGTAAGAAGATGAAGAGGGAAAATAAGGGAAGTGAAACATTACCGTGGCAATTGGCAAGATTGATTGCCAACAAAATTGCCATGGTAATTATAGGAAAATGACTTAATACTCTATCTATGTCACTCTCAGCCAGCTTGATGTGTACTAGAAAAACCAACCTGAAAAGATGAATGAAAAATGTGTGCTGAACTGGGATGGATCTACCCAATAAAAGAaggagagagaagaagaaaaaaatgagaatttgTGTGCGAAAGAGACTAGTGACAGCAATCCTCTCTATGCACAGATAAAAACTCCATTAGAGAATTCCAGAGAAAGAAAGGATAGCAGCTATAGAGAGTAGAATACAGACATGAAGAAGGGGAAGAGACATTTATCTTGGATTCGTGAACGATCGGACGATAAAAGAGAAGGTGGAGTGTAGCGAGTAATCTTGCAGTTCTGCCTTTAGTTTTCCTGGTTTCtggattcaaatttttttaaatgttgatgaatgatttaaattcGATTTTACTTTTCCACCCATAAACTAAATCTTTTCTGGGTTGGAGTTATTTTGGTggatgtttattatttttaattttcatgatttGAAATTGCCTATATCACTGTTTCATTCgatttatgcttattttaaatacatgcatgcaagctctagacatagctGATTGTATGTTGTGTTCatagatgtatttttaattatgaaaaggttaaatatgCTTGATCTAGAATCGTGTGATGCAAGCAAATATTCGATGGAATACTCGTAGCACTCTAAACATAGATGTTGTGAATTGTGCAGAGACGATCGTTCATTGTAGTTATTAATCCAGAGTTCTGTAGACATATAGTAACTCAGATTTCTAGCTTAAATCTAGCTATCAAAAGAGGCAAGTTATAGTAGTAATTCTCTAAGCAGTTGATTAGACAATCTTTTGCCAtgacattattttgatatgatcATTTCACCTGAATAATTCTAGCCCTGTTCATTCAACATAAGAATTACTCTTTCCTTTCTCTGTAATTTTCCACTACATTTTATTCGTCAtatcaattttttgtttttagcattaaattacattaattcatTGTACCAAATTCTTATTCAGTTTAAAAGTATTTACTGCTATTTAGTATAATTAATAGGAGTATAATAACTTAATCAATTTCTTACGAATTTCTAATCACTGTGGATAcaaatttaaaggttttaaaggttttaaatgtttcaagtgaggtagttacacggcctggcatacgggcgtgtgaggccattttgagagttacacagcctaacaTACgtgcatgtggcttggccgtgtgacccaacttaatgagttacatgggctcaacatgggctgggacatgaccgtgtgtccctatttggATTATTatacggcctgagacacaggcgtatgtctcagccgtgtgagtcaacggcctggccacacgggcgtgtgacctttgcagtttaaattttctaatttttctcaaaCTTTTCGATtgattccaatttagtcccgaattgtgtctaaaatgtttttaagtcctcgaaggctcgattaagggatgatatgcatgtaaatgaattatttatgCTATGTCTATGTTGATGCATGAGctgtatgttttaaagttacgTTTTTatgataatgctctgtaaccctattctggcgatgcatatgggttagggtgttacaaaagtcACAGTTTATATAGACCATTCTGCCA
This genomic stretch from Gossypium raimondii isolate GPD5lz chromosome 6, ASM2569854v1, whole genome shotgun sequence harbors:
- the LOC105774706 gene encoding 9-cis-epoxycarotenoid dioxygenase NCED2, chloroplastic translates to MATSMGNWAKTPISRPISSNSSLGFGFSHTSISWKKRNPYRRSSNTIRSALHSPSVLHFPKQPYQTPLLPSQLHDTSVHSKPKQQPQWSPLQRAASMALDMAENALLSRDLHHPLPKTADPRVQISGNFAPVPEQPAKQSLSVAGAIPSYINGVYLRNGANPLFEPVAGHHLFDGDGMIHAVSIDNGKASYACRFTETQRLRQEKELGRPIFPKAIGELHGHSGIARLLLFYARGLFGLVDHTKGTGVANAGLVYFNNRLLAMSEDDIPYHVRVTSSGDLETVGRYNFDDQLKSTMIAHPKIDPLSKELFALSYDVVQKPYLKYFKFSPDGTKSPDVEIPLPVPTMMHDFAITENFVVIPDQQVVFKLQEMITGGSPVIYDKNKKSRFGILSKNASDSNDIIWVESPDTFCFHLWNAWEEPESNEVVVIGSCMTPPDSIFNESDENLKSVLSEIRLNLKTGESTRRPIISESEQVNLEAGMVNKNRLGRKTRYAYLAIAEPWPKVSGFAKVDLFTGEVKKHIYGDKRYGGEPFFLPRDDNPESIEDDGCILSFVHDEKTWKSELQIVNAMNLQLEASIKLPSRVPYGFHGTFIDAKALVNQA